The DNA sequence GCCCAGATGGTCCCTCCATCCTGTCCATTTTTCCGGTATCCATCTCTAAAAGGGCCTCTTCGTCTCCATCCATAGCCACAGCCCAAGCCTCTCCCCTCCCATGTGGCTGCCAGCTCAgctccctccctgggctccccagacacccctccactcccttcctcccaggcccCAGAGACAGAGATCTTACTGTTCCCTTCCCCTACTCACACACCCTCCATAGCTCCCCATTGCCCTTGGGAAACATTTCAAGCTCTTCAGCCTAGCATTATAAGGCCCTTAAAAACTATGCCAGCTGCTTGAACCCATGCATCCTCTCTGCTCTAGCCACGATGGGCCCCTCTGTGAACAGCTGAAGGTTCTCAATTCTCTCACACCCCGGGGGGCTTTGGCCATGCTGTAACCTCTGCCTGAAAtaccctttccttccttctgcactTGGACTAAACCGTGCGGAGACTGGATTAGCCTGAATCTTCCTGGTGGCACTGTCAGCCCCTGGAAGGCTGAATCTTCCTGCTTCCGTGTCTGCAAAGATGGTAGGAAGAGAAGTTGTAATTCTCTGACTTTGGGTACCCCGGGGCATTGAAATCCTCACCCTTAGCTCCGCTCCAGCCCTATTAACCTGTTAAAAGCTCTACCACGCCAAGGCTCTTCCAAGCCTCCAGACCCTCGCCCTcgcctctgcctagaatgcctttCCCCTCTTGTTTATCTAGCAATTTctccatccttcaaggctcagcttaCACAGCGCCTTCTGGCTGTCAGTGAACCAGAGCCTGGCTGATGTGGGCAGGCTTTACAGACgctttcagaaataaagaaaccgaggctcagagtgGTTTTTAACCGGTTATGGGGCTCAGGGGAGAAGtgtgcaggaaggaggaagggtgcTTTGAAATAGTTCCGGCTTAGTACATATTTTTGATTTTTGCAAATATACGTAAAATAAGGAGCAGAAATAAGCAACTGGGAGGAGCCTTGGGGCCTGGACCACGCCCATCTCTGTCCGCAAAGACTCGCCCCTCACGAGGTCGAGGTCAGTTCCACTAATCACCAGTCAGCCCCGCCTCTTCCCTTAAATGCCGCCCAACTCAGTCTCTCTCAGTTTGTCACACCGCAATCCCGGCCCCCTCCGCCCAGAGCGCCGCTCCGCTCGGCCCCGTCCCGCCTCGCCCCGCAGGGCCGCAGACCACCGCAGTATCAGTCGGCCAGACGGAAAAACTCCGCCTAATCTCGCTCAGCCAATCACATTCCAGGGCCCGCCCCCACAGCTCCCGTCTGTCAcaccccaaaccccacccccagcccagtccCAGCCTATCAGCTTCCACGGCTCTCCAGCTGCGTCTGGTTCGTCGCTCCGCTCGCCTGCGGCCCAAGGAAGGACATTTCCCAGGAGGCGTCGCGGCCGCGCCGCCCCGCTTCCGGCGGCGAAAGATGGCGGTTTCCTAGCGAGTCGGCGGCTGAGGTGGAGGGAGGTCCAGGCTACGGTGAGCGGAGAAGTGGGCCGTGAAAGCCTGCGGGGCCCGTCCCCAGAGACTCACCTCCCCTAGCCCCAGAGGTCCCGCTTCCGCCTTCAGCTCCGATGTGTCCTGCAGTCTAGCTTCATTCCTTTTGCTACAGCTggagctttgtttttcttagatGTAGGGGCTGCAAGGCGCGCAGAGACCACCCCAGGCAGCCCTCACCCATTGCCCAGATAGGCGCGCGGGTCCATCGGCGTCCTGTGCTTGCTCGAGGGACCCATAACACCCCgatcctgcccctcccctgcacagacagcccccaggcagcccagcgCCCACTGGAGAGAGTCCTAGagattattattcttttattcaccAAGACATTTTCAGTTTCAGGTAAGAGAAAGCCCAGCTCAATCTGGCTTAAGTAAGAGAGGGGAGTCACTGGCTTGTATCTTTGGTTGcaggcatagctggatccagTAGCTCACAAGTCTGCCTGCCGTTTTCTGGGTGAGCATCACTTCAGGCGGGCTCTCTTTCCCCTCTCGGAGGCCAAAGAGGCTCCTGGCCCTTCTTGACTTCTCTCCTCCCAGGTCTGCAGCTCTAAGGAGCCGCTTTTCCGTGGTAGGACCGCTGGACCCTGTATCGGGTCATGTCCCCATTTCTGAGCCACTCACACTGGCCAGGTGTGCTCATTGGccaaggaagggggaggggttAGCCTTATGGAAAAACAGGGAGACCGTGACCTTAGGTTACAGGATAAGCCAGCGGGCGGTGTGAAAGGCACCTCtccacagatgagcaaacaggcGGGAGGAGTGACCCTCACAGTCAGTGAGCGGCTCAGCCTGGCCTCCTGCACTGTCACCAATGTTGTTAAAACCCCTCAGGGAAGGATCCTGGCTTCCCCCATGTCTGCTCCATCCAGCCACTCAGGAGCCATGGAGGTGGCAGAACCCAGCAGCCCTgccgaggaggaagaggaggaggaggaggaaggggagcagtCCTCGCAGCCCAGGCCCCGCACGCGCTCCAACCCTGAAGGGGCCGAAGACCGGGCGCTGGGGGCCCAGGCCAGCGTGGGCAGCCGCAGCGAGGGTGAGGGCGAGGCGGCCAGTGCTGATGACGGGACCCCCAACCCTCCAGGAGCCGGCCCGAAGCCCTGGCAGGTGCCCCCGCCAGCCCCCGAGATCCAGGTGCGGACGCCAAGGGTCAACTGTCCAGAGAAGGTGGTAAGTGAGGGCCTCGGCCTGTGGCTCCGAGGCACTAGGGAACCTTGGGCTTAAACATTCTTGCCTTTTGGGATTCACTCTGCAAACAGTCCTTTCGTgtgagtttcctagggctgccccaacaaatgaccacaaaccaGGGAGCTTCAAACAACAGGAATGtgttttctcacagtcctggtgGCCAGAAGTCCCACATCAGGCGTCAGCAGGGCCACCCTCCCTCCACAGGCTCTGGGCAGGGGCCtgcctggcctcttccagcttctgggggctccaggcgtCCTCGGCTGTGGCTGCGTCATCctagtctctgcctccgtctccacgtggccttcccctctgtgtccctttgttttcctcttctgtccctcataaggacacttgtcattgggtCAGGATGATCTTATCTCAAGATTTTACCTGAATTATATCAATAAAGATCCTaattccaaataaagtcacattctgaggttctatgaggacatatcttttggggaccacaattcaacccactataTCCTTGGTtttgtggggggtttttttgtgaggaggattagccctaaactgacatctgttgccaatccttctctttttgttgaggaagattgtcgctgagctaacatctgtgcccttcttcctctattttgtatgtgggccgcagccacagcatggttgatgggcagtgtgtaggtccatgcctgggatctgaccccgcgagccgctgaagtggagacttaaccactacaccccagggcagccccagtAGATCCTGTTTCTGTGTCACATGTCCTctggttcatttattcactcatcaagCTGGAATCCTGAATCCCCTGAGCCCCATCCCGAAGTGGAGAGCTTGGCTAGGAATTGGGGGCGTCGTACCACCTTTGCCAACGGGGCTGCTTGGAGAGGCCAGCGGAGTGGTGGGGCCGGCATTCGTGTCCTGGTGCTGCTGGGCACAGCGCCCTCCCACCGTCCACCTTCATTGCAGATCATCTGCCTGGACCTGTCGGAGGAAATGGCCCTGCCAAAGTTGGAGTCGTTTAATGGGTGAGGGGCACATTTGGGGCTTTGAATGTGCAgtcacagctgggaggggcccagCCCAAAAACTGCAGGGTGGGCTGTCGGAGACTCCCCGCAGGCTGGCCCGGCCTGGGCCTGGCGGTGTCAGAGAGGAACGGGGATAACTGGTAACGATACAGCCGCAGCGGCTGGGGCCCTGTTCCGAGTGCGTACGAGCTGTCAGCGCCACCAGTGTCAGCAGTGACTTGGAAACTCTGAGATGCAAAGTCGCCCAGGGCCCCACAGCAAATGGGCAGGGCCGGGATTCAGACGCAGGCCTGGCTGACCCCGCAGCCCTTGCCCTGAGCAGCTGGGTCTCTGTGGGGTTGGGTGGCAGGGGCTGGACAGTGCCTGAGCAGCTCTGGGAGTTGCTGGAGACGGGCATCCAGGACTGCCTGTGGCTGAGCAAAGGTCTGGGGGAGCTCTGGTGGGTCCCATGTAAGAGCCAGGCTAGCCAGAGGGACCCCCTTGGGGCGTGCGGGAGCTGGAGAGGGTTGGCTGGGCTGCGCCAGCCCCCTGCTGCGTGACCCGAGCCTCCAGGGCCTCGTCATGGGGCTGCTGGAGGCGTCCCCAGGATGAGCAGGTGAATGGGTGCCGCCAGGCCCAGAGGCCTCGCCTTAACACCCCGTCACTGTctgtccctccccagctccaAAACCAATGCCCTGAACGTCTCCCAGAAGATGATCGAGATGTTTGTACGGACAAAACACAAGATTGACAAAAGCCACGAATTTGCGCTGGTGGTGGTGAACGATGACATAGCCTGGGTGAGGCGAGGGCGGGCTGGGGTGTCCTGGGGTCCTCTGGGGGTCAGGGAGCCGCTTGCTGAGGCCTGTGCTTCTCCACAGCTGTCCGGCCTGACCTCCGACCCCCGCGAACTCTGCAGCTGCCTCTATGACCTGGAGACggcctcctgctctgccttcAGTATCCTTCCATGCGGGGCCCCCTGTGTGGGGCTTGCCGTCCTGTCCCCAGATCCCAGGAAGCCTGAGCTCAGTTGGCTCAGGTCAACATGCCAGCTCTGCCGCTACAGGCTGGGGCggctcacctctctgagcctcggtttcctcttccGTGAGGTGGGGGGCACAGTATGCCCACTCCCTCGGGGCGCCGTGGAGATCAGGTCaggacagaggagcagagagcagcTGACTTGCCCTTTGCGTGTGCAGACTGCACCCACACAGGGAGCACTCCACCCAGGCCAAGTCTATGCTCggtgcttaataaatggcagCATGACTGAAAGGCCACAGTCCCCACTGCAGCCCCTTTCAGCCTGGGCACGGCAGCTCGGATGCTGACTCGACCGTGGGAGGCCTGAGTGCAGCCTGGAGCGCAGAGTGTGATCGCTGTGAGCTACAGAAGAACGCAATGGCGAGTGTTGGCAGGAGGGGACAGCGCCCCCCGTAGCTCCTTCATTGTGAGGAGAGCAGCCCTGGCCCTGAGGGGAAGGGAGGCTTTGGGTCATCAAGGGTCTTCAGGGTGTCCAGTGCCAGCCCCCTAGTTCATGATCTATGCCAAgggatactgaggctcagagagggcaagcaaTGGGGCCAGGGTCGCACAGCACACCTCTGGCACAGGGGTACTTGCCACCAGGCTCAGAGGCACCCACACTCTCTTGGTGTCAGGATGAGGAAAGCCACCCGTCCCTGCCCACCCATGCTCTGCCGCCAGCCTTCTCCTTAGTGTCCCCACCAGATCTGGAAGGTCTCGTCAGCCTCATGTAAGTCCCCTGTGGGGAAATTATTGTTCACCTTGGAAGAGAAGACTCTTTTCTGAGTGAAAGCTTCAAACAGCCCAGAAATGTCCTTTGAGGAGGCCGAGGTCGGCCTCCCGCAGCCTGTCTCCCTGGAACAGCTGCGCGCTCACCTTTCTGGAAGCATTTCTTGCAAAAGCAGCGCCTCCTCCAGTCTCCCTTCGCCGGGGTCTGTCGTGGCCCCTGTCCCTCCGCCCCGGTGTCTCAGCCCAGGAGGCGGCTCCCTGTTTCTGCAGGGGGCCACGTGGTGGGTGTTTCCAGCTCGGCgggccacatggtctctgtcaGCCGAAGGCAGCCGCAGACCCTGCGTGCCAGGCGGCGGTGGCTCGTGCCGGTCAGGCGTGCCTCACGGACACTGCCAGGGGGACCGAGCGGCATTGCCGCGTGTCGCGAGATGCTCTGGTTTTGACTTGcttctttccccacccccatttaaaaacatacacaccGGTCTTAGCTCATGGGCCGTGGTGTTTCGCCCCCAGTTTTCCAGCCCCGGGTGGTAGACATGGCACctgttttgcttttgctgtcaCAAGCAAGTTAACTTGGTATAGCCATCCAGGCAGGTTTTGCAAGTGACCTCATGGAGTAGATTCCCAGTGGAGGCCTGCTGGGGCAAGGAGGGGTGTGTGTAATTTTGCTGGACTTCAGGGACACCAACCCTGTTCCCTCCCCAGCGTGGGGGTTGGTCACGCTCCTGGACCTTCTGCTGCCTGATAGGTGGGAAGAGGTCATATGTGGCTTCgctctgcttttgttttcattcatttgtagGCCATTCAGTGTTCCTTCAGTAACTTATCTACTTATCCCCTTTACCTATTATTGTAGGGGATGGAGGCTGAGTGGGAACTGGGCGCTGACTTAGAATCTGAGATCCGGGCCCCGCCCCAGAGTCTCCTGGCCTGGTGGGGCAGGTCTGGCTCAGGCAGTGGTGCGGCCCGCTCGGGGCGCTGAGGGTGCCCAGAGCAGGCTCCAGCTTCGGGGTCAGCAGAGCGTCCCTGACAGAGCGGGAGAGGTCAGGCGGAacagccaggctggggagggtTCCGGGCGGAGGGAACGGCCATGTAGGCAGGCCGGCAGGCAGTGGTGGACTTGGGAGGGGTCGCTGGGGCCTCGCATGCCCGGTGAGGAGCTGGGTGCTCTGAGGGTGACCGGAGGGGAAGCCCAGAGCGTGCTCTGACATGGCCCCGCTCCCCACTGTGCAGCCAGCAGAAGACAGAGCTGCCGGTGACAGAGAACGTGCAGACCATCCCGCCGCCCTACGTGATCCGCACCATCCTCGTCTACAGCCGGCCGCCCTGCCAGCCCCAGTTCTCCCTGACGGAGCCCATGAAGGCGAGCGCGGCTGGgcgcagggagggagggagggctgcccACAGCCGGCACggtggtggggaggggcctcTGACCGCCGGGCCAGCGCGCCTACAGGCAGCTTCCCAGAGTCTGAGGCGGGAGCTGCAGAATTGTCATGGAGGCATGGGGTGACCCGAGTCCCCAACGCTGGTGTCCTTCCCCTGCAGAAGATGTTCCAGTGCCCGTATTTCTTCTTCGACATCGTTTACATCCACAACGGCAGCGacgagaaggaggaggagatgagctggaaggtgagaggtGCGGCGGGCGGGTGTGGACGGGGTGTCTTGGAACCCGCCTGCCCTCGGCCTGGGGCCCACCTCCGCTGTGCAGCCCTGGAGCCCTGGCTCTGCTGACTCTGGGTCATGCGCTTACTCAACAGCCATCCTCACACGGCTACTGCGAGTTGGTGGGGCTGTTGGCACAGTGGCCCCGGGAGCACATAGGGTCCTGCCCACCTCATCCCCAGCATCCGCTTTACTCTCTTCCTGTCTTTGCCTTCGTTGTGCCCTCTGCTTGGAacaccctgccctccctgcctccttagGCTCTGCTGGGCTTTCACACCCCAGCCCtgaactagctgtgtgacctcaggtgacCCACTTACCTCTCTGAGTATCAGTTTGCCCAACTGTGAACAGGAGCATTGAAACCAGCTCCTGCTCATATCTCAATACCCAAACTAAAAGGCCCTATTCTGAGAAcccttctctgctccccagaGATCAGTGTGGGGGCTGAGGGATTGTCTGTATCCCATTGTGTCTCTAGACTGGGACCTCTGGGACAGACCTCTCAGGGTCCCTAAGACTGGGTAGGTGGCAGGTAATGTTTGCTGAATGCAGGAATGTTTTCTGCCTGGCAAGCTCCCTTCACCTTTCAGAACCCACCCCTGATGCCCCATCCTCTGGGAACCCCTCCCAGGACAGGGAGGGCCTGGCAGGGGCACCCCTGCCTGAGCAGCTTCTCCCTGGCCCCACAGGACATGTTTACCTTCATGGGCAGCCTGGATACCAAGGGGACCAGCTACAAGTATGAGGTGGCGCTGGCCGGGCCGGCCCTGGAGCTGCACAACTGCATGGCCAAGCTGCTGGCTCACCCACTACAGCGGCCCTGCCAGAGCCACGCCTCCTACAGCCTTCTGGAGGAGGATGACGAGGCCGCGGAGGCGGAGGCCACTGTCTGAGCCCTCCCTGCACACCCACCCTGCTCGCACAACGAAGCCCTTGGCTTCTCATATAGGGCTCTGCGCGACACAGGGGAGGGATTCCAGAAGGCACCCAGGGCACCTGGGGAGCCCTGGAAGGAAACCCAGGATTCCAGGAAGCAGCCCAGGGACTCTGGGAACCCATTACCCATATTTCCCAGCCCACATCCCACTGCCAGTTTGTCAAGTGTGATTTTTGTTGTTCCCTGTTATTTTTGTTGccaaaacaaaaatttgagaatcCACAGCAATCAGCTTGTGTTAATTGGGATCTTtttggttgcaaatgacagaaaacccaCCCACTGAGCAAAAAGGGGGATGGCTTGGTTGGTAGGGATAAGCAGCCAAGGTGCAGCTTCAGGCTTGGCTGTATCCAGGTGCTTGGGCAACACTGCCATTGGGGAGGGCTGAAATACTCTGCATAGTTAGTGTTCTGTGTGCCCTGCATACCTGCCAACCTGTGGAAAGGGGTGAGATGGCCATGAGCAGTCCCTAAACCCCAACCCAGGAGAAGTGGCACTTCTCCCAGCATCCCCGTATGACTGGCCTTGCCTGGATCGTGTGACCTTGCATTGAGCCAGTCATGGGCCAAAGCTCTGGGATGCTCTGATTGGCGAGGCCTGTGGGAAGGCAGGATTACAGCGCGATGGGGAAATGCTGTGGTGCTCTCGAGGGGAAGGGAGACGGAGATAGGCAGACAGGTCCACCCTTCGGCTGTCTTCCTGGATGACGAGCAATCGTGGAAGAAGGGTAGCAGCCGGACTTTCTCAGTTCCACGTAGAAGGAAACAGCTCTATGGAGCAACTGCTTTTCCTCCCCGTGAGCATATATTGGGCACCTGTGTTCCAGCCCCtggttccacttctcagcggcccggaaAGGATCACTCTCCCACTTGGCAGATGGGGAAATAAGGCCCTCGGAGGCCCACCGCTCCAAGGAACGCCTCCGGTTCCGCGGGCCTGAGCACAGCGACGCCGAGCTCCTGGCGCGGGGGCGGCCATGAGACGCCTCACACGGCCCCGGGCTGCGCGCGCCCACGGCCGCCGCCCCGGCAGAGGCTTCCAGGAGCTCCGGGGCCCCAGCTCACAGCCCCACCCCTCCGGCAGGGCGCCTCCGCGGGGCCCCGTTCGGAGACGCGATAACGGCACACCTCGCGGCCTCCGCCGCTCCGGCCCTTATCCGCTGCGCCAGACGGTGCCCGCGCGCCACTGGGGGGCGCCGCCCCGCACGCGCGCCCAGGCTCGGGCCCGCGGGCGGCGCCGTCGGGCTGGGGAGCCTGCACGGCGCGGCGGCGCGTGCGCACACGGNNNNNNNNNNNNNNNNNNNNNNNNNNNNNNNNNNNNNNNNNNNNNNNNNNNNNNNNNNNNNNNNNNNNNNNNNNNNNNNNNNNNNNNNNNNNNNNNNNNNNNNNNNNNNNNNNNNNNNNNNNNNNNNNNNNNNNNNNNNNNNNNNNNNNNNNNNNNNNNNNNNNNNNNNNNNNNNNNNNNNNNNNNNNNNNNNNNNNNNNNNNNNNNNNNNNNNNNNNNNNNNNNNNNNNNNNNNNNNNNNNNNNNNNNNNNNNNNNNNNNNNNNNNNNNNNNNNNNNNNNNNNNNNNNNNNNNNNNNNNNNNNNNNNNNNNNNNNNNNNNNNNNNNNNNNNNNNNNNNNNNNNNNNNNNNNNNNNNNNNNNNNNNNNNNNNNNNNNNNNNNNNNNNNNNNNNNNNNNNNaaaaaaaaaaaaaaaaaaaaaaaaaaaaaaaaaaaaaaaaaaccgggACTAGGAAGTCCACGCTGAACCCCCGTCCGTAGGGCCGTGGAGCAGCTGCTGCGCCGCGGCGCCGACCCCAACCTGGTGCTCGAGGATGGCGCGGCGGCCATGCACCTGGCGGCCGGAGCCCGGCAGCCGCGCGCTCTGCGGTGCCTCGAGGCTCTGCTGCGCCGAGGCGGGGACCCTAATGCTCGGTGAGGCGGAGCCTGGGCCGGGGCAGGGTCTTCCTAGTCCCGGCGCCGGGCCTGGGAATCCGGGAGAGGGCGTTCCACGGTCCAAGGGTGGGAACTCACTGCCCGAGGGGGGGACCTTGGGAACCTGGGCAGGGATCCTGAGGGTCCAAGGCGGGGGGAAGGGTCCCAGACCGACGGTGGGGTACGGGGTTGCTCTGGGGCCGAAGTGAGGATCGAAGGTTTGGCTCTGGCGGTAGAAGCTCTAGGGTCAGAGAGCTTTGGGTCCCGGCCCCAGGGCGCATCTTCTGGGTTCCGAGGGTGGTGTCTCAGGCTGGAGAATGGAGATGGGGGTCGCGGGGGCCGGAGATCGAGTCCGTCTGCTCCTGCCCCAGCTCGGCCGAGGCGCTGACGCCGCTGCACGTGGCCGCCGCCTGGGGCTGTCGCCGcggcctggagctgctgctgagCCAGGGAGCGGACCCCGCGCTGCGTGACCAGGTGGGCGGCCCTGCGCGGCTGCGGCGGGCGGCCCCGGAGGGCgggcggggagaggggagtgAAGGGGCCCCCTGCTGACCGCGCCGCCGCAGGACGGCCTCCGGCCGCTGGACCTGGCGCGTCAGCAGGGGCACCAGGACTGCGTGCGCGTCCTCCTGGAGCTCGAGACCAGGACCAGGACCCCGACCCGGACCTGGGCAGAGACCCAGGAGCCCGAGGCGGAGCCTGATGGTGAGGGGGGCCTGCCGGCCTGGGGCTCCTAGCGTCTGATCTGGCTTCGCTGTCTGTCtgtgctctgctctctcctgcGGCTTCGTGTGCCTCCCACGCCGTTCTACCTTCCCACAGCTTTTGCTGCCTCTTGCTGTCTGGTCCaactcccatctctgtctctggctctctcttctgcttcGCTCTGACCCCCTCTCGCATCTGCTGCTTCAGGCCCAGGTCCCCGGGGAAAGGGGCCGGACGCCAGCCCCTCTGAACCCCCCGACGTGACGCTGGACTCCACAGCACCGGGCAGAGGTGACATCAGAGACAGGGACCTGGGGCGTGGTCCCGGACCCCCTGGTCTTCTTGCCAATCCTGAGGCGGCGGACAAGTATGGCAGCTTGGAGTTCCCCGCAGGGCTGCAGGACTGCAGCACAGACGCCTCCTTCGTCACGGCGGTTGAAGCCTCTGAAGCCgaggccccagccccagacaTCTCCCCCTGGGCAAGGTCATTGCCCCAGACCAGGCAGGGGCTCCTGACTGGCGTCCAGCCCTCCCAGAGAGTGCCGAGATCTCTGGGTACCCCACAGCCGGTACATCAAGCCGTCCTGGCCGGCAGGGAGGCAGAACTAAATGCTGGTCTGCAGGCCCTGACTTTGACCCCTCTGgatccctccccctgccccatgtCCCTCCCTAACTGGAGCCCAGCCCACAGTCCCCCTTGGGAACCACTGTCTGGACCCCCCAATTTATGCTTCCTGACC is a window from the Equus quagga isolate Etosha38 chromosome 9, UCLA_HA_Equagga_1.0, whole genome shotgun sequence genome containing:
- the BABAM1 gene encoding BRISC and BRCA1-A complex member 1 isoform X2 is translated as MEVAEPSSPAEEEEEEEEEGEQSSQPRPRTRSNPEGAEDRALGAQASVGSRSEGEGEAASADDGTPNPPGAGPKPWQVPPPAPEIQVRTPRVNCPEKVIICLDLSEEMALPKLESFNGSKTNALNVSQKMIEMFVRTKHKIDKSHEFALVVVNDDIAWLSGLTSDPRELCSCLYDLETASCSAFNLEGLVSLIQQKTELPVTENVQTIPPPYVIRTILVYSRPPCQPQFSLTEPMKKMFQCPYFFFDIVYIHNGSDEKEEEMSWKDMFTFMGSLDTKGTSYKYEVALAGPALELHNCMAKLLAHPLQRPCQSHASYSLLEEDDEAAEAEATV
- the ANKLE1 gene encoding ankyrin repeat and LEM domain-containing protein 1; translated protein: MRRLTRPRAARAHGRRPGRGFQELRGPSSQPHPSGRAPPRGPVRRRDNGTPRGLRRSGPYPLRQTVPARHWGAPPRTRAQARARGRRRRAGEPARRGGAPVRRAVEQLLRRGADPNLVLEDGAAAMHLAAGARQPRALRCLEALLRRGGDPNARSAEALTPLHVAAAWGCRRGLELLLSQGADPALRDQDGLRPLDLARQQGHQDCVRVLLELETRTRTPTRTWAETQEPEAEPDGPGPRGKGPDASPSEPPDVTLDSTAPGRGDIRDRDLGRGPGPPGLLANPEAADKYGSLEFPAGLQDCSTDASFVTAVEASEAEAPAPDISPWARSLPQTRQGLLTGVQPSQRVPRSLGTPQPVHQAVLAGREAELNAGLQALTLTPLDPSPCPMSLPNWSPAHSPPWEPLSGPPNLCFLTDDQLSLDSDVAALWLTEDEASSTGSRDSLPSCWHPPVPATSDLELLQGPRVLGTSPGPLMPCTRPRYLRRLGEAPAAPDPDFSGHSPELAKALQTGHIPDAQADEDELAQQFEQPDPTRRWREGVVKSSFTYLLLDPRRTQDLPARAFSLTPAECLRTFVHAIFYVGKGTRARPDVHLWEALSHRGRPGKQACPKVRHILDIWASGRGVVSLHCFQHVVAVEAYTREACLVDALGIQMLTNQKQGHFYGVVAGWPPARRRRLGVHLLHRALLVFLAEGERELRPQDIQARG
- the BABAM1 gene encoding BRISC and BRCA1-A complex member 1 isoform X1 → MSAPSSHSGAMEVAEPSSPAEEEEEEEEEGEQSSQPRPRTRSNPEGAEDRALGAQASVGSRSEGEGEAASADDGTPNPPGAGPKPWQVPPPAPEIQVRTPRVNCPEKVIICLDLSEEMALPKLESFNGSKTNALNVSQKMIEMFVRTKHKIDKSHEFALVVVNDDIAWLSGLTSDPRELCSCLYDLETASCSAFNLEGLVSLIQQKTELPVTENVQTIPPPYVIRTILVYSRPPCQPQFSLTEPMKKMFQCPYFFFDIVYIHNGSDEKEEEMSWKDMFTFMGSLDTKGTSYKYEVALAGPALELHNCMAKLLAHPLQRPCQSHASYSLLEEDDEAAEAEATV